The Herpetosiphonaceae bacterium genome includes a region encoding these proteins:
- a CDS encoding metal ABC transporter permease codes for MLNWFNLQTYLEPLQYPFMQRGLLAVVLVGVLCALVGSFVVLRGLAFMGEAMRHALFAGVVISFLLGGSLMGGALIFALIVAWLIGVVGRQQGIGEDTAIGVFFSGSFALGIVLLNFARSGVRDLATILLGDVLGISTFDLVLTAVVVVVVAALIGFFYKELVLIAFDPALAAAQGRSLALWDGLLLVLLALALTTAFQTVGNLLVLALLLAPAATARLLTQRMITMLLLAAGLAVTAGVVGLYISYWRNLPSGPTIVLLSGALFGLALLFAPRSGLAQSFRQRRRLRKAARSSAA; via the coding sequence ATGCTCAACTGGTTCAATCTGCAAACCTATCTTGAGCCGCTTCAGTACCCGTTTATGCAGCGGGGCCTGCTGGCTGTCGTGCTTGTCGGCGTGCTGTGCGCGCTGGTCGGCTCGTTCGTGGTGCTGCGCGGGCTGGCGTTCATGGGCGAGGCGATGCGTCACGCGCTCTTTGCCGGAGTCGTGATCTCGTTTTTGCTTGGCGGCAGCCTGATGGGCGGCGCGCTCATCTTCGCGCTGATCGTCGCGTGGCTGATCGGCGTGGTTGGACGGCAGCAGGGCATCGGCGAAGATACCGCGATCGGCGTGTTCTTCTCCGGCTCGTTCGCGCTGGGCATCGTGCTGCTCAACTTCGCGCGCAGCGGCGTACGCGACCTGGCGACGATTCTGCTGGGCGACGTGCTCGGCATCTCGACGTTCGATCTGGTGCTGACGGCGGTGGTCGTGGTGGTGGTGGCGGCACTGATCGGCTTCTTCTACAAAGAGCTGGTGCTGATCGCGTTCGACCCGGCGCTGGCCGCCGCGCAGGGCCGCTCGCTGGCGCTCTGGGACGGCCTGCTGCTGGTGCTGCTGGCGCTCGCGCTGACCACCGCGTTTCAGACGGTCGGGAATCTGCTGGTGCTGGCGCTGCTGCTGGCACCGGCGGCGACCGCTCGCCTGCTGACACAGCGGATGATCACGATGCTGCTCCTGGCGGCTGGCCTGGCCGTCACAGCCGGTGTCGTCGGGCTGTACATCTCCTACTGGCGTAACCTGCCGTCCGGCCCGACGATCGTGCTGCTGAGCGGCGCGCTCTTTGGCCTGGCGCTGCTGTTCGCGCCGCGCAGCGGCCTGGCGCAATCGTTCCGGCAGCGGCGACGCTTAAGGAAAGCTGCGCGGAGCAGCGCCGCGTAG
- a CDS encoding peptidylprolyl isomerase — MRFIHLGLLALPLLALAACGQPTDNTVPSDSTGSTGAAPAASASAAPAASASPASGNQAGDAAADPSERNNKYSAAPAMQIDPNKKYIATIETTKGTMKAELFAKEAPKTVNNFVFLSRENFYQNVKFHRIIKDFMVQTGDPTGTGTGGPGYRFEDEPIPDSLSYQRGTLAMANAGPNTNGSQFFIVHADYPLPKNYTIFGKLTEGLETLDAIANTPTTGAEGSTPTEDVRITNITIAEE, encoded by the coding sequence ATGCGTTTCATTCACCTGGGGCTGCTCGCGCTCCCGCTGCTGGCCCTGGCGGCATGCGGCCAGCCCACCGACAACACGGTCCCATCCGATAGCACCGGCAGCACCGGCGCGGCTCCTGCGGCGTCGGCAAGTGCGGCTCCTGCGGCGTCGGCCAGCCCTGCGTCCGGGAATCAAGCTGGAGACGCAGCAGCCGATCCGTCGGAGCGCAACAACAAATATTCCGCCGCGCCAGCCATGCAGATCGACCCGAACAAGAAGTATATCGCGACGATCGAGACGACCAAGGGCACGATGAAGGCCGAACTTTTCGCCAAAGAAGCGCCCAAGACGGTCAATAACTTCGTGTTTCTGTCGCGCGAAAACTTCTATCAGAACGTGAAGTTTCACCGGATCATCAAAGATTTTATGGTCCAGACCGGCGATCCGACCGGCACCGGCACGGGCGGTCCCGGCTATCGCTTCGAGGACGAGCCGATCCCCGACAGCCTGAGCTACCAGCGCGGCACGCTGGCGATGGCGAACGCCGGGCCGAACACCAACGGCTCGCAGTTCTTTATCGTCCACGCCGACTATCCGCTGCCCAAGAACTACACCATCTTCGGCAAGCTGACCGAGGGCCTCGAAACGCTGGACGCCATCGCGAACACGCCGACGACGGGCGCCGAGGGCTCGACGCCGACCGAGGATGTGCGCATCACGAATATTACGATCGCGGAGGAATAA
- a CDS encoding pitrilysin family protein — protein sequence MRYDHHTLANGLTIVGEYNEAAQSVAIGFFARTGSRDETPEISGVSHFLEHMMFKGSARRSAEDVDREFAEMGASYNAFTSNENTVYYGAVLPEFQEHLIDLLADMLRPSLRQEDFDTEKQVILEEIAMYKDRPAYSVYQLAREVYHHGHPLGNSVLGSTESISALQRDQMMAYFNLRYAPNNMVVTLTGRYDWDAAVAQIERVCGAWQPAETPRALWEPQPIPQEHMRADPQRDRIYLAAVAPGPSAQDDERYAADVLAQVIGGGRGSRLYWALVYPGIAHSADISYAEQDGAGAFYMFVSCDPSRTREVIDLTRATLHTVQAEGITDDELARARRKLASGLVLHSETPMGRLTSVGFDWIYRGRIEPVSEQVDRLLAVTGDDVDALLRGKPFDNLTLVGLGPLAEAS from the coding sequence ATGCGCTACGATCACCATACGCTGGCAAATGGCCTGACGATTGTTGGCGAGTATAACGAGGCGGCACAGTCGGTGGCGATCGGCTTTTTTGCTCGTACCGGCTCGCGGGATGAGACGCCCGAAATCTCCGGCGTCAGCCATTTTCTCGAACATATGATGTTCAAAGGCAGCGCCCGCCGCTCGGCGGAAGATGTCGATCGCGAGTTTGCCGAGATGGGCGCGAGCTACAATGCCTTCACCTCCAATGAGAACACGGTGTACTATGGCGCGGTGCTGCCCGAATTTCAGGAGCATCTGATCGACTTGCTGGCGGATATGCTGCGTCCCAGCCTGCGCCAGGAGGATTTCGATACCGAGAAGCAGGTGATCCTCGAAGAGATCGCGATGTACAAAGATCGTCCGGCCTACTCGGTCTATCAGCTTGCGCGCGAGGTCTATCATCACGGGCATCCGCTCGGCAACAGCGTGCTGGGCTCCACCGAGAGTATCTCCGCGTTGCAGCGCGATCAGATGATGGCGTATTTCAACCTGCGGTACGCGCCCAACAACATGGTCGTGACGCTGACGGGCAGGTACGACTGGGATGCTGCGGTGGCGCAGATCGAGCGCGTGTGCGGCGCGTGGCAGCCCGCCGAGACGCCGCGCGCGCTCTGGGAGCCGCAGCCGATCCCGCAGGAGCATATGCGGGCCGATCCGCAGCGCGATCGAATCTATCTGGCGGCGGTCGCTCCCGGCCCCTCGGCGCAGGACGACGAGCGGTACGCGGCGGATGTGCTGGCCCAGGTGATCGGCGGCGGTCGCGGATCGCGGCTCTACTGGGCGCTGGTCTATCCCGGCATCGCACATAGCGCCGATATCAGCTACGCCGAGCAGGACGGCGCGGGCGCGTTCTATATGTTCGTCTCGTGCGATCCGTCGCGTACCCGCGAGGTGATCGATCTGACCCGCGCGACGCTGCATACGGTACAGGCCGAGGGCATTACCGACGACGAGCTGGCGCGCGCGCGGCGCAAGCTTGCGTCGGGGCTGGTGCTGCACTCCGAGACGCCCATGGGCCGCCTGACGTCGGTCGGCTTCGACTGGATCTATCGCGGGCGGATCGAGCCGGTCAGCGAGCAGGTCGATCGGCTGCTGGCGGTGACGGGCGACGACGTGGATGCGCTGCTGCGCGGCAAGCCATTCGATAACCTGACGCTGGTCGGGCTGGGGCCGCTGGCCGAGGCGTCGTAG
- a CDS encoding RNA 2'-phosphotransferase has translation MNEARLVRISKYLSKHLRHQPERLGLTLAPGGWVAVDELLAACARNNFPISRAELEEVVSQNDKQRFAFDPSGASIRAQQGHSVEVDLQLEAATPPQMLYHGTVERFLAAILRDGLLKMQRHHVHLSGDLATATKVGARRGQPVILAVDAAAMQQAGFRFFRSGNGVWLVDHVPPEYLRRVS, from the coding sequence ATGAACGAAGCGCGGCTGGTCCGCATCAGCAAATATCTCAGCAAGCATCTGCGCCATCAGCCTGAGCGGCTTGGCCTGACGCTCGCGCCGGGCGGCTGGGTAGCAGTGGACGAGCTGCTGGCCGCCTGTGCGCGAAACAACTTTCCGATCAGCCGCGCCGAGCTGGAGGAAGTCGTATCGCAGAACGATAAGCAGCGCTTCGCGTTCGATCCGTCGGGCGCGTCGATCCGCGCGCAGCAAGGCCACAGCGTCGAGGTCGATCTGCAACTTGAGGCCGCCACGCCGCCGCAGATGCTCTACCACGGCACCGTCGAGCGCTTCCTTGCGGCGATCCTGCGCGACGGTCTGCTCAAGATGCAGCGCCATCACGTGCATCTCTCAGGCGACCTGGCGACCGCGACAAAGGTCGGGGCGCGGCGCGGGCAGCCGGTGATCCTGGCGGTAGACGCCGCCGCGATGCAGCAGGCGGGCTTTCGCTTCTTCCGCTCCGGCAACGGCGTCTGGCTGGTGGATCACGTGCCGCCGGAGTATCTGCGGCGAGTCTCCTGA
- a CDS encoding sigma-70 family RNA polymerase sigma factor, which translates to MDDPTASSLAIDDAALLGLLRNREPHGLAVLYDRYGRLVYSMALRIVQDHGIAEEITQDVFLRCWNNIASYQPGHGSLVSWLLGIAHHRAIDELRSRRNKHRSREVSTEQLHYLTTPDASFDEALMRDEIRTTLESLPLPQREAIEMIFWRGFTRREAAEHLGVPIGTLHTRLRLGMEKLRAVYERLFGDEG; encoded by the coding sequence GTGGACGATCCGACGGCATCGTCTCTGGCGATCGATGATGCAGCACTGCTCGGCCTGCTGCGCAATCGGGAACCGCACGGCCTGGCCGTGCTCTACGATCGCTATGGCCGGTTGGTCTACAGCATGGCGCTGAGGATCGTCCAGGATCACGGGATCGCCGAGGAGATCACCCAGGATGTCTTTCTGCGCTGCTGGAATAATATCGCCAGCTACCAGCCGGGCCACGGCAGCCTGGTATCATGGCTGCTGGGCATCGCGCATCACCGCGCGATCGACGAGCTGCGCAGCCGCCGCAACAAGCACCGCAGCCGCGAGGTTTCGACCGAGCAGCTCCACTACCTGACCACGCCCGACGCCAGCTTCGACGAGGCGCTGATGCGCGACGAGATCCGCACGACGCTTGAAAGTCTGCCGCTGCCACAGCGCGAGGCGATCGAGATGATCTTCTGGCGCGGCTTTACCCGGCGCGAGGCCGCCGAGCACCTGGGCGTGCCGATCGGCACGCTGCATACGCGGCTGCGCCTGGGCATGGAGAAATTGCGGGCGGTGTATGAGCGGCTGTTTGGGGATGAAGGATAG
- a CDS encoding peptide chain release factor 3, translated as MTQAVDQSMSAELHHEVARRRTFAIISHPDAGKTTLTEKFLLYSGAIDLAGSVRARDNRRRATSDWMELEQERGISITSTVLQIDYQGYRLNLLDTPGHRDFSEDTYRVLMAVDSAIMVLDSAKGIEPQTKKLFEVCRLRQIPILTFINKLDHDGRDPLDLLDEIERVLGLSAVPMNWPIGSGPSFQGVYDLRTQSVLRFEKTTHGQHRAPVHVSALDDPRLAQLLGDDAHARLSEEIELLAGAGATFDRERFLAGDVTPVFFGSALNNFGVEPFLAALLDLAPAPGPRVSSQGSIAPTDEAFSGFVFKLQANMDPRHRDEIAFLRVCSGRFQKDMLVHHPRLGRAIRMNRPHRLFARERETVEEAYPGDVVGLSNPGLLAIGDTLSTCDGLHFTAIPRFTPERFGVLHLRDVTRYKQFHKGVEQLEAEGVIQVLHDRDTQRRAPILAAVGDLQFDVVQARLVAEYKVETTIERLPHVTARWVAGDPAVLEQVRWPMQSIRTYDRADRLVVIFSSEWELNYCLREHPRLEFREVAE; from the coding sequence ATGACCCAAGCTGTTGATCAGAGCATGTCGGCGGAACTGCACCACGAGGTTGCGCGCCGCCGAACGTTTGCCATTATCTCGCATCCCGATGCGGGCAAAACCACACTTACCGAAAAATTCTTGCTCTACTCCGGCGCGATCGATCTCGCGGGCTCCGTCCGCGCGCGCGACAATCGCCGCCGCGCCACCTCCGACTGGATGGAGCTTGAGCAGGAGCGCGGCATTTCGATTACCTCGACGGTGCTTCAGATCGACTATCAGGGCTACCGGCTGAATCTGCTGGATACGCCCGGCCACCGCGACTTCAGCGAGGATACGTACCGCGTGCTGATGGCGGTCGATAGCGCGATCATGGTGCTGGACAGCGCCAAGGGCATCGAGCCGCAGACCAAAAAGCTGTTCGAGGTCTGTCGCCTGCGCCAGATTCCGATCCTGACCTTTATCAACAAGCTCGATCATGATGGCCGCGATCCGCTCGATCTGCTGGATGAGATCGAGCGTGTGCTGGGGCTGAGCGCGGTGCCCATGAACTGGCCGATCGGCAGCGGGCCGAGCTTCCAGGGCGTGTACGATCTGCGCACGCAATCCGTGCTGCGCTTCGAGAAGACGACCCATGGGCAGCATCGTGCGCCCGTGCATGTCAGCGCGCTGGACGATCCGCGCCTGGCGCAGCTTCTCGGCGATGATGCGCACGCCCGTTTGAGCGAAGAGATCGAGCTGCTGGCGGGCGCGGGCGCGACGTTCGATCGCGAGCGGTTTCTGGCGGGCGATGTCACGCCGGTCTTCTTTGGCAGCGCGCTCAACAACTTTGGCGTCGAGCCGTTTCTGGCCGCGCTGCTCGATCTTGCCCCGGCACCAGGGCCGCGCGTGAGCAGCCAGGGATCGATCGCGCCGACAGACGAGGCGTTTAGCGGCTTTGTCTTCAAGCTGCAAGCCAATATGGACCCCAGGCACCGCGACGAGATCGCGTTTCTGCGGGTCTGCTCAGGACGCTTCCAGAAAGATATGCTCGTGCATCATCCCCGCCTGGGCCGCGCGATCCGGATGAATCGTCCGCATCGCCTGTTTGCGCGCGAGCGAGAAACCGTCGAGGAAGCCTATCCCGGCGATGTGGTCGGCCTGTCCAATCCCGGCCTGCTGGCGATCGGCGATACGCTGAGCACCTGCGATGGCCTGCACTTTACGGCGATCCCACGCTTTACGCCGGAGCGCTTTGGCGTGCTCCATCTGCGTGATGTAACCCGCTATAAGCAGTTTCACAAAGGCGTCGAGCAGCTTGAGGCGGAAGGCGTGATCCAGGTGTTGCACGATCGGGATACCCAGCGCCGCGCGCCGATTCTGGCCGCTGTCGGCGACCTACAGTTCGATGTCGTGCAGGCGCGGCTCGTAGCCGAGTACAAGGTCGAGACGACGATCGAGCGGCTGCCGCATGTCACGGCGCGCTGGGTTGCGGGCGACCCGGCGGTGCTGGAGCAGGTGCGCTGGCCGATGCAGAGCATCCGCACCTACGATCGCGCCGATCGGCTGGTGGTGATCTTTTCGTCGGAGTGGGAGCTGAACTATTGTCTGCGCGAGCATCCGCGCCTCGAGTTCCGCGAGGTTGCCGAATAA
- a CDS encoding LysM peptidoglycan-binding domain-containing protein, protein MDCREVRRLLNQGVTPSSYDALRATMGFHLAMCSDCRTYRVKQAYRRCKDQQLLAALLSQQPPIRSQQVFAANRFARRTPRRQSHRGLHAAGVRVLLGSLLALSPLGGSAAPAPSPAPQPASAPVQTNDDAILVERQQYRAPERAAIGAAAASQEQSAPPSIEPGQTLLIPAVQDAPSADRAQQTGATVYTVQSGDTLTGIAWRFYGNANLWTTIYDANRNVIGANPHMIYPGQRIVIQSMSTPAPAPVPPQSGEVQGLHTVRSGESLWSIAQQAYGNGTGWNTIYQANQHQIANPSMIFPGQELTIPRQLSHDPGAIVDGSGSYTVQPGDSLWSIAQRYYGDGTQYWRIYQANQGQIANPILIYPGMTLTIP, encoded by the coding sequence ATGGACTGTCGTGAAGTTCGCCGTCTGCTGAACCAGGGTGTGACGCCCAGCTCATACGACGCTCTACGCGCTACGATGGGCTTTCACCTCGCCATGTGCTCTGATTGCCGCACGTATCGTGTCAAACAAGCTTATCGACGCTGCAAGGACCAACAACTGCTGGCTGCGCTCCTGTCGCAGCAGCCACCCATCCGCTCCCAACAGGTCTTTGCAGCCAACCGCTTCGCGCGCCGCACACCACGCCGACAGTCGCATCGCGGGCTGCACGCTGCCGGTGTCAGGGTGCTGCTGGGAAGCCTGCTGGCTTTGAGTCCGCTTGGCGGCAGTGCAGCGCCCGCACCTAGCCCCGCTCCCCAGCCGGCATCTGCTCCTGTACAGACAAACGACGATGCGATCCTGGTCGAGCGCCAGCAGTATCGAGCGCCTGAGCGGGCAGCCATCGGCGCGGCTGCTGCCAGCCAGGAGCAGAGCGCTCCGCCATCCATCGAGCCAGGGCAGACGCTGCTGATCCCCGCTGTGCAGGATGCGCCATCCGCCGATCGTGCCCAGCAGACGGGAGCGACCGTCTACACCGTGCAATCGGGCGATACGCTAACGGGCATTGCCTGGAGGTTCTACGGCAACGCGAATCTCTGGACTACGATTTATGACGCAAATCGGAATGTGATCGGAGCCAATCCCCACATGATTTACCCAGGTCAACGGATCGTGATCCAGAGCATGTCTACACCAGCGCCAGCGCCAGTACCGCCACAGAGCGGCGAAGTACAAGGATTACACACCGTTCGGTCCGGCGAGTCGCTCTGGTCGATCGCGCAGCAGGCGTATGGTAATGGCACGGGCTGGAACACTATCTATCAGGCGAACCAGCACCAGATCGCCAATCCAAGCATGATCTTTCCTGGGCAGGAGCTTACCATTCCCCGCCAACTATCACATGATCCCGGAGCGATTGTTGACGGCTCAGGAAGCTACACGGTGCAGCCCGGCGACTCGCTCTGGTCGATTGCGCAGCGCTATTACGGCGATGGCACGCAGTACTGGCGCATCTATCAGGCGAACCAAGGCCAGATTGCCAACCCGATTCTGATCTATCCGGGGATGACGCTCACAATTCCCTAG
- a CDS encoding ABC transporter ATP-binding protein → MNNGSAQPIIAAHGLRKEFNQTVAVAGVDLSVWGGEIFGFLGPNGAGKTTTIKMLIGLLRPTAGHAYIGGHDIQANPIAAKSLLGYVPDEPYLPEKLTAREFLQFIGGLYRIPRADIQRRGEELLKLFDLQEHGDELIGGFSHGMRQKTALAGALLHDPRVLFLDEPTVGLDPRSARLIKDILRQLAARGTAVFLTTHILEIAERLCDRVAIISGGRVIAAGTMNELRQGSTGQSLEDIFLALTGGAEYAEIAEVLA, encoded by the coding sequence ATGAACAACGGCAGCGCGCAGCCAATCATCGCGGCGCATGGCCTGCGCAAAGAATTCAACCAGACCGTCGCCGTCGCGGGCGTCGATCTTAGCGTCTGGGGCGGCGAGATCTTTGGCTTTCTGGGGCCGAACGGCGCGGGCAAGACCACGACGATCAAGATGCTGATCGGCCTGCTGCGCCCCACAGCCGGGCACGCCTACATCGGCGGGCATGATATACAGGCCAATCCGATCGCCGCAAAATCCCTGCTGGGCTACGTGCCGGACGAGCCGTATCTGCCGGAGAAGCTGACGGCGCGCGAGTTTTTGCAGTTCATCGGCGGGCTGTATCGCATCCCGCGCGCGGATATTCAACGGCGTGGCGAGGAGCTGCTCAAGCTCTTCGATCTGCAAGAGCACGGCGACGAGCTGATCGGCGGGTTTTCGCACGGGATGCGCCAGAAGACCGCGCTGGCCGGAGCGCTGCTGCACGATCCGCGCGTGCTCTTTCTGGACGAGCCGACCGTCGGCCTCGATCCGCGCAGCGCCCGGCTGATCAAAGACATTTTGCGGCAGCTCGCGGCGCGCGGCACTGCTGTGTTTCTTACCACCCATATCCTAGAGATTGCCGAGCGGCTCTGCGATCGAGTCGCGATCATCTCCGGCGGGCGCGTCATCGCGGCGGGCACGATGAACGAGCTGCGCCAGGGCAGCACCGGGCAATCGCTCGAAGATATTTTCCTGGCGCTGACGGGCGGCGCGGAGTACGCCGAGATCGCCGAGGTGCTGGCGTAG
- a CDS encoding type II toxin-antitoxin system RelE/ParE family toxin, with protein MPNDAPTPVQVYFTPEFKRNVRQLAKKYRHIKTDIQPLIDQLAQRETPGDRIAGVSYRVFKVRVKNSDLGKGKSGGYRVIYYLVREDSVVLVTLYSKPEQGDIAADEIRRIITNLDMNEEQVQ; from the coding sequence ATGCCGAATGACGCTCCGACCCCGGTTCAGGTGTACTTTACCCCAGAATTTAAACGGAACGTTCGGCAGCTTGCAAAAAAGTATCGGCATATCAAGACAGATATTCAACCGTTGATTGATCAACTGGCCCAGCGTGAAACACCAGGTGATCGTATTGCTGGCGTGTCCTATCGCGTGTTCAAGGTACGAGTCAAGAATTCAGATCTAGGCAAGGGTAAAAGCGGCGGCTATCGCGTTATCTACTATCTGGTACGAGAAGACTCGGTAGTGTTAGTGACGCTGTATTCAAAGCCTGAACAAGGCGATATTGCTGCTGATGAAATCAGACGGATTATTACGAACCTTGATATGAACGAGGAACAAGTACAGTAA
- the ppc gene encoding phosphoenolpyruvate carboxylase, with protein MEDEDNAMLRTGTREPLSETIHLLGDMLGSVIREQAGEAAFALEERVRELAKLAREDERAADPAAQELARQIEALDLPQIHILIKAFTTYFGLVNLAEQHERLRVLRERERTNPPVAESLDEAIARLRESGYSAHDVQTLLDRMVVKPVFTAHPTESKRRTILEKLRNISALLTRMESTDLLPREQQQIEQALRSEIVGLWQAHEIRDVRPMVIDEVKKGLYFCEETLLPIVPLIYRDLQAALREYYPDHEWRVPSLLRFGSWIGGDRDGNPFVTPEVTLETVRLLHTRALNHYVHAIEDLAHNMTSSAHATPYSDELRATLALHEQRFPDVAQNVTQRIPFEPYRQFCTYIREKLLLSRQHAQTFQPVWGADAVDTGGRWYLNNVELLHDLRIIDRSLRAHGGAAIADGLLADVIRQVEVFGLHLLRLDIRQHSERHTSALAEIFAFADVCADYAALTETERVALLSRELQTNRPLIPARLSFGDETNETIATFRLLHAILEQLSPNATHTYIISMTTGASDLLAALLLAKEAALYRRGEYSRFDIVPLFETREDLTHAPRIMADLFALPAYREHLALRHNHQEVMVGYSDSNKLAGFLPASWALYTAQRALVEVADQAGVSLELFHGRGGAIGRGGGPANAAIMAQPAGTVRGRLKLTEQGEVISDRYGQRGIAARHLQQVLNAALIASTPYVTPTIPPEWEAALDALADQGFCAYRSLVEHPDFLPYFHGATPIDELSNLKIGSRPARRKQSDRLEDLRAIPWVFAWMQSRHTLPGWYGLGTAVEQYLAEDRAGRLALLQTMYREWPFWRTTLDNAQMVLAKADLHIAERYTSLVPDAGVRERMWKLIADEYRRTVQAVCAVAGIDHLLDQWPTLQRSIRRRNPYVDPLSYIQVALLHRLRASHDPDPLLEQAVLLTVNGVAAGLRNTG; from the coding sequence ATGGAAGATGAGGACAACGCCATGCTGAGGACAGGCACCCGCGAGCCACTCTCCGAAACGATCCATCTCCTTGGCGACATGCTTGGCTCGGTGATCCGCGAGCAGGCCGGAGAGGCCGCGTTCGCCCTGGAAGAACGTGTGCGCGAGCTAGCCAAGCTTGCGCGCGAGGACGAGCGCGCGGCAGATCCGGCAGCCCAGGAGTTGGCGCGACAGATCGAGGCGCTGGACCTGCCGCAGATTCACATTCTGATCAAAGCCTTCACCACCTACTTCGGCCTCGTCAATCTCGCCGAGCAGCACGAGCGGCTGCGGGTCTTGCGCGAGCGCGAGCGCACCAACCCGCCCGTCGCCGAATCGCTGGACGAGGCCATCGCCCGCCTGCGCGAGAGCGGCTACAGCGCGCACGACGTGCAGACGCTCCTCGATCGGATGGTCGTCAAGCCCGTCTTCACCGCGCATCCCACCGAGTCGAAGCGCCGGACGATCCTTGAAAAGCTGCGCAACATCTCGGCCCTGCTGACGCGCATGGAATCGACCGATCTCCTGCCACGCGAGCAGCAGCAGATCGAGCAGGCGCTCCGCAGCGAGATCGTCGGGCTGTGGCAGGCGCATGAGATCCGCGATGTGCGGCCCATGGTGATCGACGAGGTCAAGAAAGGGCTGTACTTCTGCGAAGAAACGCTGCTGCCGATCGTGCCGCTGATCTACCGCGATCTTCAGGCAGCGCTGCGCGAGTACTATCCCGACCACGAGTGGCGCGTGCCGTCGCTGCTGCGCTTCGGCTCGTGGATCGGCGGCGACCGCGACGGCAACCCGTTTGTCACGCCTGAGGTGACACTTGAAACCGTGCGGCTGCTGCATACGCGGGCGCTCAACCACTACGTCCACGCAATCGAGGACCTGGCGCACAACATGACCTCATCGGCGCACGCCACGCCCTACAGCGACGAGCTGCGCGCTACGCTGGCGCTGCACGAGCAGCGCTTCCCTGATGTGGCCCAGAACGTCACGCAGCGCATCCCGTTCGAGCCGTACCGCCAGTTTTGTACCTATATCCGCGAAAAGCTGCTGCTCAGCCGACAGCACGCCCAAACCTTCCAGCCGGTCTGGGGCGCGGACGCGGTTGATACCGGCGGCAGATGGTATCTGAACAATGTCGAGCTGCTGCACGATCTCAGGATCATCGACCGCAGCCTGCGCGCGCATGGTGGAGCCGCCATCGCCGACGGGCTGCTGGCCGACGTGATCCGGCAGGTGGAGGTCTTTGGCCTGCATCTGCTGAGGCTGGATATTCGTCAGCACTCGGAGCGACACACCAGCGCGCTGGCCGAGATCTTCGCATTCGCCGATGTCTGCGCCGACTACGCCGCTCTGACCGAGACGGAGCGCGTCGCGCTGCTCAGCCGGGAACTCCAGACCAATCGCCCGCTGATCCCGGCGCGGCTGAGCTTTGGCGACGAAACCAACGAGACGATCGCGACCTTCCGGCTGCTGCACGCGATCCTTGAGCAGTTGAGCCCAAACGCCACCCACACCTACATCATCAGCATGACCACGGGCGCGAGCGATCTGCTGGCGGCGCTGCTGCTGGCGAAAGAGGCGGCGCTGTACCGGCGCGGCGAGTACAGCCGCTTCGATATTGTGCCGCTCTTCGAGACGCGCGAGGACCTGACGCACGCGCCACGGATCATGGCCGATCTCTTTGCGCTGCCCGCGTATCGCGAGCATCTGGCGCTGCGCCACAACCACCAGGAGGTGATGGTCGGCTACTCCGACAGCAACAAGCTCGCCGGATTCTTACCGGCATCCTGGGCGCTCTACACGGCGCAGCGCGCGCTGGTGGAGGTGGCGGATCAGGCGGGAGTCTCGCTTGAGCTGTTCCACGGGCGCGGCGGCGCGATCGGGCGGGGCGGCGGTCCGGCCAACGCCGCGATCATGGCGCAGCCAGCCGGAACCGTGCGCGGGCGGCTCAAGCTCACCGAGCAGGGCGAGGTCATCTCGGATCGCTATGGGCAGCGGGGCATCGCCGCGCGACATCTCCAGCAGGTGCTCAACGCCGCACTGATCGCCAGCACGCCGTACGTCACGCCGACGATCCCGCCGGAGTGGGAGGCGGCGCTCGACGCGCTGGCCGACCAGGGCTTCTGCGCCTATCGCTCATTGGTCGAGCATCCCGATTTTCTGCCCTACTTCCACGGCGCGACGCCGATCGACGAGCTGAGCAACCTCAAGATCGGCTCGCGGCCTGCCCGCCGCAAGCAAAGCGACCGCCTGGAAGACTTGCGCGCGATCCCGTGGGTCTTTGCCTGGATGCAAAGCCGCCATACGCTGCCGGGCTGGTACGGCCTGGGCACCGCCGTCGAGCAGTATCTGGCCGAGGATCGCGCCGGGCGGCTGGCGCTGCTCCAGACGATGTATCGTGAGTGGCCGTTCTGGCGTACCACGCTCGACAACGCGCAGATGGTGCTGGCGAAAGCCGATCTGCATATTGCCGAGCGCTATACCTCGCTGGTGCCCGATGCTGGCGTGCGCGAGCGGATGTGGAAGCTGATCGCGGACGAGTATCGCCGCACGGTGCAGGCCGTCTGCGCGGTCGCCGGGATCGACCACCTGCTGGATCAGTGGCCGACGTTGCAGCGCTCGATTCGTCGGCGCAATCCGTATGTCGATCCGCTGAGCTACATCCAGGTTGCGCTGCTGCACCGGCTGCGCGCGTCCCACGATCCCGATCCGCTGCTTGAGCAGGCCGTGCTGCTGACGGTCAACGGCGTTGCGGCGGGGCTGCGCAATACGGGGTAG